The following coding sequences lie in one Apium graveolens cultivar Ventura chromosome 3, ASM990537v1, whole genome shotgun sequence genomic window:
- the LOC141714969 gene encoding uncharacterized protein LOC141714969 codes for MDPPVLSKAKPGEPLSLYIAAGPKAVSSVMVREEGGTQNPVYYVSQVLKDAETRYPNLEKFALALIHSSRKLRQYFQGREIRVVMDQQLRKVIHKPDASRRLVNWAIEVSQFNMKFVPRTAIKVQALAEFVMECTFLESTQPLPREMSPKRTNSGTDSWKLYVDGSSTAERFGAGLILISLEGFTIQQEITFTFKATNNQAEYEALIVGLKLAKSLGISRMTIHSDSQIVVKQTTGEYIAKDPTLAQYQAMVRSTLEATPDITILHINREENSKADELSKLVQNSSDLVSSVYFEELKVPSIERAEVLSPDNWMTPYIAYLRDGTLPEDQNKARYLKHKAARFFLEEGQLYRRTFSAPTLKCVDPEEANYCLREVHQRHLRRPPRSQSSGLQNYQARVLLAHDTLRFRRLQSRSAPSAKNSAMSQDKARACQHQCYLLSRSLYGA; via the coding sequence ATGGACCCTCCGGTGCTCTCCAAAGCCAAGCCCGGAGAACCTCTGTCCCTATACATCGCCGCCGGACCCAAAGCTGTCTCCTCGGTAATGGTCCGGGAGGAAGGAGGAACACAGAACCCCGTCTACTATGTCAGCCAAGTCCTCAAGGATGCCGAGACTCGGTACCCAAACTTGGAAAAGTTTGCCTTGGCCCTTATACATTCCAGCAGGAAGCTGAGGCAGTACTTCCAAGGCCGAGAAATCAGAGTAGTCATGGACCAGCAGCTTAGGAAGGTCATTCACAAACCAGATGCCTCTAGAAGATTAGTTAACTGGGCCATTGAGGTAAGTCAATTTAACATGAAATTCGTGCCGCGCACGGCAATAAAGGTTCAGGCCTTAGCCGAATTTGTGATGGAATGCACCTTCCTGGAAAGTACTCAACCTTTACCCCGAGAGATGTCCCCGAAGAGAACCAACTCGGGCACGGATTCCTGGAAGCTCTATGTCGATGGCTCGTCCACGGCCGAGAGGTTCGGAGCGGGCCTCATCCTTATTAGCCTGGAGGGCTTCACCATTCAACAGGAAATAACTTTCACTTTCAAGGCAACGAATAATCAGGCTGAATATGAAGCACTCATTGTCGGGCTCAAGTTGGCGAAATCTCTCGGCATCTCAAGAATGACCATCCACAGTGATTCTCAGATCGTGGTTAAGCAAACCACCGGAGAATATATTGCGAAAGATCCAACACTGGCACAGTACCAGGCAATGGTACGAAGCACCTTGGAAGCCACTCCCGACATCACCATACTTCATATCAACAGAGAAGAGAACTCCAAAGCAGATGAGCTGTCCAAACTCGTGCAAAATTCCTCCGATCTCGTTAGTTCGGTATACTTCGAAGAACTCAAAGTACCCAGCATAGAGCGAGCTGAGGTCCTGAGCCCAGACAATTGGATGACCCCTTATATAGCTTACTTAAGGGATGGAACACTCCCAGAAGACCAGAACAAGGCCAGATATTTGAAGCACAAAGCTGCTCGTTTCTTCCTGGAAGAGGGTCAGCTATACAGAAGAACCTTTTCCGCACCTACCTTGAAATGTGTAGATCCTGAGGAGGCCAACTATTGCCTCCGGGAGGTTCATCAAAGGCATCTGCGGAGACCACCTCGAAGCCAAAGCTCTGGCTTACAAAATTATCAGGCAAGGGTATTACTGGCCCACGATACACTCCGATTCCGTCGCTTACAGTCCAGAAGTGCTCCCAGTGCCAAAAATTCAGCAATGTCCCAAGACAAAGCCCGAGCTTGCCAGCATCAGTGTTATCTCCTATCCCGTTCGCTGTATGGGGCATAG